A single window of Anomaloglossus baeobatrachus isolate aAnoBae1 chromosome 5, aAnoBae1.hap1, whole genome shotgun sequence DNA harbors:
- the LOC142311387 gene encoding regulator of G-protein signaling 9-binding protein-like isoform X1, producing MTARENMIGRTLHMGARQRCSLCQERYKLSMSVQDGASPAPSHLHPIARTLTLRGIRGHTTEASGHGTVADCKKVHNSLNKVTACYRQLVMCVGGTSDCPRLREELEESRKKAFELSTDLMNTLMDLLMEQEVTQEDRVELERTWVLFLSTLELFQQDLCKAHHLCQLFPLHGRRKRLVNTGVIGKTSEVAYRARNIKSPSSSRVRENQQRADRPCSPDLAGQIEHVERMLHDMQMKVSIPIWTVEATEEAWAEMSSTCDLDEGSDNEILAGEDISSRGCCAQRQSLTRPLCMVS from the exons GTGCTCCCTATGCCAGGAACGATACAAATTAAGCATGTCAGTCCAGGACGGTGCCAGCCCGGCACCCTCTCACTTGCACCCCATCGCCAGAACATTAACACTGCGGGGAATACGTGGGCACACAACAGAAGCCAGCGGGCATGGCACAGTTGCGGACTGTAAAAAGGTTCATAACTCCTTGAATAAGGTGACAGCCTGTTACCGGCAGCTGGTGATGTGTGTCGGGGGAACGTCGGACTGTCCTCGGCTacgggaggagctggaggagagcaGGAAAAAAGCCTTTGAACTAAGCACTG ATCTAATGAACACATTGATGGACCTGTTGATGGAGCAAGAGGTGACCCAAGAGGACAGAGTGGAGCTAGAGCGGACCTGGGTACTATTCCTCTCCACTCTAGAGCTGTTCCAGCAGGATCTGTGTAAAGCACACCACCTCTGCCAACTTTTTCCTTTGCATGGTAGACGAAAGAGACTGGTCAACACAGGGGTTATCGGTAAAACATCAGAAGTTGCCTACAGAGCCCGGAACATAAAGTCTCCCAGCAGCAGCAGAGTACGGGAGAACCAGCAAAGAGCCGACAGACCCTGTTCCCCGGATCTGGCCGGTCAGATTGAGCATGTGGAAAGGATGCTTCATGATATGCAGATGAAAGTCAGCATTCCTATATGGACGGTAGAGGCCACCGAGGAGGCTTGGGCAGAGATGAGCTCCACCTGTGACCTCGATGAAGGCTCAGACAATGAAATACTGGCCGGGGAGGATATTTCTAGCAGGGGCTGTTGTGCTCAAAGGCAATCACTTACTCGTCCTTTATGTATGGTTTCGTAA
- the LOC142311387 gene encoding regulator of G-protein signaling 9-binding protein-like isoform X2 — protein MSVQDGASPAPSHLHPIARTLTLRGIRGHTTEASGHGTVADCKKVHNSLNKVTACYRQLVMCVGGTSDCPRLREELEESRKKAFELSTDLMNTLMDLLMEQEVTQEDRVELERTWVLFLSTLELFQQDLCKAHHLCQLFPLHGRRKRLVNTGVIGKTSEVAYRARNIKSPSSSRVRENQQRADRPCSPDLAGQIEHVERMLHDMQMKVSIPIWTVEATEEAWAEMSSTCDLDEGSDNEILAGEDISSRGCCAQRQSLTRPLCMVS, from the exons ATGTCAGTCCAGGACGGTGCCAGCCCGGCACCCTCTCACTTGCACCCCATCGCCAGAACATTAACACTGCGGGGAATACGTGGGCACACAACAGAAGCCAGCGGGCATGGCACAGTTGCGGACTGTAAAAAGGTTCATAACTCCTTGAATAAGGTGACAGCCTGTTACCGGCAGCTGGTGATGTGTGTCGGGGGAACGTCGGACTGTCCTCGGCTacgggaggagctggaggagagcaGGAAAAAAGCCTTTGAACTAAGCACTG ATCTAATGAACACATTGATGGACCTGTTGATGGAGCAAGAGGTGACCCAAGAGGACAGAGTGGAGCTAGAGCGGACCTGGGTACTATTCCTCTCCACTCTAGAGCTGTTCCAGCAGGATCTGTGTAAAGCACACCACCTCTGCCAACTTTTTCCTTTGCATGGTAGACGAAAGAGACTGGTCAACACAGGGGTTATCGGTAAAACATCAGAAGTTGCCTACAGAGCCCGGAACATAAAGTCTCCCAGCAGCAGCAGAGTACGGGAGAACCAGCAAAGAGCCGACAGACCCTGTTCCCCGGATCTGGCCGGTCAGATTGAGCATGTGGAAAGGATGCTTCATGATATGCAGATGAAAGTCAGCATTCCTATATGGACGGTAGAGGCCACCGAGGAGGCTTGGGCAGAGATGAGCTCCACCTGTGACCTCGATGAAGGCTCAGACAATGAAATACTGGCCGGGGAGGATATTTCTAGCAGGGGCTGTTGTGCTCAAAGGCAATCACTTACTCGTCCTTTATGTATGGTTTCGTAA